The stretch of DNA GTTTCCACTTTACCCATATAAGCATCACTGAGACGATCTGCAATACAATAACCTACTGCTTTTGCCTCTTGTCCTCTATGGCATGGACTGACACAGTTGCTGATACAGCGAATGGCGGGCCCTTCTCTTTTTTCAACCATCTGAATAAGATTGGTTCTAACTCCTCGTGCTGGATAACCTACAGGAGATTTGAAAAGTTGAATATCCTCTTTTTTGGCTTTTAGGAGAACTTCTTTAAAGTTTTGATCAGCGTCACATTCATGTGTACCAATAAAACGTGTCCCTATTTGAACACCATCGGCACCTAATGCCATCATTTTTAAAATATCAGCATGATCCCAAACGCCCCCTGCGGCAATAAGAGGGAAATCACCCCATAGTTTGATCTCTTCTTTGATCGGTCCAATAAGATTTTCAAGCTGATACTCTTCCATCGCACATTGCTCATACGTAAAGCCTTGATGTCCACCACTCAGAGGGCCTTCAACGACAATAGCATCAGGAAGTCGGTTGTAACGTTGTGTCCAACGTTTACAGATGATTTTCAGAGCTTTGGCTGAAGAGACGATAGGAACAAGTGCTACATCGGGATAGTCCGCTGTAAATTCTGGCATATTGGTCGGAAGTCCCGCACCTGTAATGATAATATCAACCCCTGCTTCGCAAGAATCTTTGATAACTCTTTCGTAATCATTAATGGCGTAGAGAATATTCATCGCCAATGGTTTTGATCCGCAAATCTTACGCGCATTTTCGACAATAGCATTCAACCCTTCTTTGGAATAGAAGTTTTCTGCTTCGAAAGGACGTGCATTGATATTTTTTTTACTAAAATGTGTATGATCATAATAGCCTGTTCCAACAGAACTAATGACACCCAATCCGCCTTCTAAACTCACCGTTCCAGCAAGTTTATCCCAGCTGATCCCAAGTCCCATACCGCCTTGAACAATAGGATATTCAATCGTGTATTTGCCAATCTTAAGAGAGTTAAGTGACATTATTGCACCTTTAATCGAGCAAATTTGCGCTTACCAACTTGGAGAATATACTCTCCGCATTCCAGTTGAAGCTGTTCATCATCGACTTTTTCTTGATCAAGCTTTACGGCACCTTGTTTGATGTCACGTCTTGCTTGTGAGGTCGAAATCTCTAAGCCACAATCCACCAAAGCTTTAGCAATCCAGATAGGAGACTCGTTACATGTAAAGGTTTCAATATCCGTTGGGATCTCATTTTGGGAATGGACACGGTCAAATTCAGCCTTCGCTTCAATGGCCTCTTCTTTGCTATGATAACGCTCAACCATCTCTGCTGCAATCA from Sulfurospirillum oryzae encodes:
- a CDS encoding nitronate monooxygenase, whose amino-acid sequence is MSLNSLKIGKYTIEYPIVQGGMGLGISWDKLAGTVSLEGGLGVISSVGTGYYDHTHFSKKNINARPFEAENFYSKEGLNAIVENARKICGSKPLAMNILYAINDYERVIKDSCEAGVDIIITGAGLPTNMPEFTADYPDVALVPIVSSAKALKIICKRWTQRYNRLPDAIVVEGPLSGGHQGFTYEQCAMEEYQLENLIGPIKEEIKLWGDFPLIAAGGVWDHADILKMMALGADGVQIGTRFIGTHECDADQNFKEVLLKAKKEDIQLFKSPVGYPARGVRTNLIQMVEKREGPAIRCISNCVSPCHRGQEAKAVGYCIADRLSDAYMGKVETGLFFTGANGYKLNEIISVKELIAKLVHGEAN